A single genomic interval of Granulicella tundricola MP5ACTX9 harbors:
- a CDS encoding site-2 protease family protein encodes MSLEVALAVFEYVVMVLALSFHDMVQAWTASRLGDQTARMLGRITMNPVKHYDLLGTIIFPVIFIYQSPLVLGWGKPVPMTTRNFGKRGEMLVYASGPAAHLFAAGVCLIALLVLKHTVPAIALALPVAAALSLRDTSVATVGLPQAFPVVLFLYYGILVNLLLFAFNLVPLPSLDGGKVLRYFLPYNAKEQFDRMGFWLMIAFFFVGFRIILAIMSPLMGLFNGLLFAL; translated from the coding sequence ATGAGTTTGGAAGTCGCGCTGGCGGTGTTTGAATACGTGGTGATGGTGCTGGCGCTCTCGTTCCACGATATGGTGCAGGCGTGGACGGCTTCAAGGCTGGGAGATCAGACGGCTCGGATGCTGGGGCGGATCACGATGAACCCGGTGAAGCACTATGACTTGCTGGGAACGATTATTTTTCCGGTGATCTTTATCTACCAGAGTCCGCTGGTGCTGGGCTGGGGTAAGCCGGTGCCGATGACGACGCGGAACTTTGGCAAGCGCGGGGAGATGCTGGTGTATGCATCGGGCCCGGCTGCTCATCTGTTTGCGGCTGGCGTTTGTTTGATCGCGCTGCTGGTGCTGAAGCATACGGTTCCGGCGATCGCGCTGGCACTACCTGTGGCTGCTGCGCTGTCGCTGCGGGATACGAGCGTGGCGACCGTTGGGCTGCCACAGGCGTTTCCGGTGGTGCTGTTTCTTTATTACGGGATTCTGGTGAACCTGCTGCTGTTTGCGTTTAATTTGGTGCCGCTGCCGTCGCTGGATGGTGGGAAGGTGCTGCGGTACTTTCTGCCTTATAACGCCAAAGAACAGTTCGACCGGATGGGCTTCTGGTTGATGATTGCGTTCTTTTTTGTTGGGTTCCGGATTATTTTGGCGATTATGAGCCCGCTGATGGGACTGTTCAATGGGCTGCTGTTTGCTTTGTAG
- the trpS gene encoding tryptophan--tRNA ligase: protein MSLDLNGGRKRVLSGMRPTGKLHLGNYMGALHNWVKLQEEYECYFFIADWHALTTDYEDLSKLQSNIQDVALDFLAGGLDPEKSTIFVQSDVKLHAELHVLLSMFTSLSWLERVPSYKDQQEQLREKDLATYGFLGYPLLQTADILLYQPHFVPVGLDQASHVELTREIARRFNQLYPGSFFMAEGAAPWELEAVKTKARKNSGDAKKETFTPHELIAAAPQTKLKSGYGTRTILPEPEVLLTPSPKLPGTDGRKMSKSYGNTILMSDDEASVRAKLKTMVTDPARVRRDDPGNPEVCPVFDLHKVFSSAETQAEAAEGCVTAGIGCIECKGWLADGVVRALAPMQERRSYYESRPGLVDEILDAGGAKAWTRADETMRQVSEVMGLRYRSHGVRG, encoded by the coding sequence ATGAGTTTGGATTTGAACGGCGGACGGAAGAGGGTTTTGAGCGGGATGCGGCCTACGGGGAAGCTGCACCTGGGCAACTACATGGGTGCGCTGCATAACTGGGTGAAGCTGCAGGAGGAGTATGAGTGCTACTTCTTTATTGCGGACTGGCATGCATTGACGACCGACTATGAAGATCTGAGCAAGCTGCAGAGCAATATCCAGGATGTGGCGCTGGACTTTCTGGCGGGTGGGCTCGATCCGGAGAAGAGCACGATCTTTGTGCAGAGCGATGTGAAGCTGCATGCGGAGCTGCATGTGCTGCTGAGTATGTTTACGTCGCTGAGCTGGCTGGAGCGGGTGCCGAGCTATAAGGATCAGCAGGAGCAGCTTCGGGAAAAAGACTTGGCGACTTATGGGTTTCTGGGGTATCCACTGCTGCAGACGGCGGATATCCTGCTGTACCAGCCGCATTTTGTGCCGGTGGGGCTGGATCAGGCCTCGCATGTGGAGCTGACTCGGGAGATCGCACGGAGGTTCAACCAGCTTTATCCGGGGAGCTTCTTTATGGCTGAGGGGGCTGCGCCTTGGGAGCTGGAGGCGGTGAAGACGAAGGCCCGGAAGAACTCGGGCGATGCGAAGAAGGAGACGTTTACGCCGCATGAGCTGATTGCGGCGGCTCCGCAGACGAAGCTGAAGAGTGGTTATGGGACGAGGACGATTCTGCCGGAGCCGGAGGTGCTGCTGACGCCTTCGCCGAAGCTGCCTGGGACGGATGGGCGGAAGATGTCGAAGAGCTATGGGAATACGATTCTGATGTCGGACGATGAGGCTTCAGTCAGGGCGAAGCTGAAGACGATGGTGACTGATCCGGCTCGGGTAAGACGGGATGATCCGGGAAACCCGGAGGTTTGTCCGGTGTTCGATCTGCATAAGGTGTTTTCCAGCGCGGAGACGCAGGCTGAGGCGGCTGAGGGATGCGTGACCGCGGGGATCGGGTGCATCGAGTGCAAGGGTTGGCTGGCGGATGGGGTGGTGCGGGCGCTGGCTCCGATGCAAGAACGGCGCAGCTACTACGAGAGCAGGCCGGGGCTGGTGGATGAGATTCTGGATGCGGGCGGCGCGAAGGCTTGGACCAGGGCAGATGAGACGATGCGGCAGGTGAGCGAGGTTATGGGATTGAGATATCGCTCACATGGAGTAAGAGGCTGA
- a CDS encoding segregation and condensation protein A, with protein MADTEQSLAGSTEEIVPVAEAAPFVLEPKPEPPPAPEAKKSAPAKAKEEISLSPFSITVATVYDGPMDLLLDLIRKQNIDIYDIPMGTITAQFLEYCHVLKNTDVDAAGEFIYTASLLIHIKSKMLLPRDPLAGGAEDAEDPRRELVDRLLDHERFKAAAQMLMQKQQIEEATWSNPGIREFRDDSAAEPEIAADTVDLVRVFQDVLERLKQRPVLNVDEESVTVAQMIDYVKRRLLMEDKPVSLRRLLHNTHTERAVICMFLAMLELVRLQAILLHQPEVMGDILVKKAESFDQVFEDQAAARDDWQ; from the coding sequence ATGGCGGATACGGAGCAGAGTTTGGCTGGTTCGACTGAGGAGATTGTGCCGGTGGCTGAGGCGGCTCCGTTTGTGCTGGAGCCGAAGCCTGAGCCTCCTCCTGCTCCGGAGGCTAAGAAGAGTGCGCCAGCGAAGGCTAAGGAAGAGATTTCGCTCTCTCCTTTTTCGATTACCGTTGCGACCGTTTATGACGGGCCGATGGACCTGCTGCTGGACCTGATCCGGAAGCAGAATATCGATATCTATGACATCCCGATGGGAACGATTACGGCGCAGTTCCTGGAGTACTGCCACGTTTTGAAGAACACGGACGTGGATGCGGCGGGAGAGTTTATCTATACGGCTTCGCTGCTGATCCATATCAAGAGCAAGATGCTTCTGCCGCGCGATCCCCTGGCAGGCGGAGCAGAGGATGCGGAAGACCCGCGGCGGGAGTTGGTGGATCGGCTGCTGGATCACGAGCGCTTCAAGGCGGCGGCGCAGATGCTGATGCAGAAGCAGCAGATTGAAGAGGCTACGTGGTCGAACCCGGGGATACGGGAGTTCAGGGATGACTCGGCCGCGGAGCCGGAGATTGCTGCTGACACGGTCGACTTAGTGCGAGTGTTTCAGGATGTGCTGGAGCGGCTGAAGCAGAGGCCGGTGCTGAATGTGGACGAGGAGTCTGTGACGGTGGCGCAGATGATCGACTACGTGAAGCGGCGGCTGCTGATGGAGGATAAGCCGGTCTCGCTGCGGCGGCTGCTGCATAATACGCATACGGAACGGGCGGTGATCTGCATGTTCCTGGCGATGCTGGAGCTGGTCAGGTTGCAGGCGATCCTGCTGCATCAGCCGGAGGTGATGGGGGACATTCTGGTGAAGAAGGCGGAGTCATTCGACCAGGTATTTGAAGATCAGGCTGCTGCTCGGGATGACTGGCAGTAG
- a CDS encoding DUF2442 domain-containing protein yields MVTQLEHDEAVERGNEALRTQPRAISARYDAASHRIVVELNTGYSVSFPPERAQGFESANSESLSEVEISFPGFGIHFPKLNADLWVPALARGIFGSKRWETAWLAAHPLEELPFRVSEAPSEGRQNEAQTAA; encoded by the coding sequence ATGGTGACCCAACTTGAGCACGATGAAGCAGTAGAGCGTGGAAACGAAGCGCTTCGTACGCAGCCTCGCGCCATCAGCGCAAGGTATGACGCCGCATCACACCGTATCGTGGTAGAACTCAACACCGGATACTCTGTTTCGTTTCCGCCGGAGAGAGCCCAAGGCTTCGAGTCTGCCAATTCAGAAAGCCTGTCTGAGGTAGAGATCTCTTTCCCAGGCTTCGGAATTCACTTCCCCAAACTCAACGCAGACCTTTGGGTTCCTGCCCTCGCTCGAGGCATCTTCGGAAGTAAACGATGGGAAACCGCATGGCTCGCCGCGCATCCGCTTGAGGAATTGCCTTTCCGTGTAAGCGAAGCGCCGTCGGAAGGCAGGCAGAACGAAGCCCAGACAGCAGCCTAA
- a CDS encoding DUF4160 domain-containing protein, producing MPAITRFRGLNIGIYTADHRPAHVHVEGAGLLIVFYLNCWTGPVAIRESYGANSKTEKQVANFLNENLQLLCTAWENFHGDPT from the coding sequence GTGCCTGCCATAACCCGATTTCGCGGTCTAAACATCGGCATCTATACCGCAGATCACAGGCCTGCCCATGTCCATGTAGAGGGTGCAGGTTTGCTCATCGTCTTTTATCTAAATTGCTGGACTGGTCCCGTCGCTATCAGAGAAAGTTACGGAGCCAACAGTAAGACAGAGAAGCAAGTAGCCAACTTCCTCAACGAAAATCTACAATTGCTCTGTACAGCCTGGGAGAACTTTCATGGTGACCCAACTTGA
- a CDS encoding inorganic phosphate transporter, translating to MSVATPDAVVVPSGSVLDAKLSKSSPGKWGMLVFGAMLVGGIGYIVTKLSGDLSVVHSSSIFPFLLLGLALLIALGFEFVNGFHDTANAVATCIYTHSLEPHVAVVYSGIFNFIGVLMSSGTVAFSIITLLPVELILKVSKGSGFSMVFALLVAAILWNLATWWKGLPASSSHTMIGSILGVGIANQMMMGNSGTAGVDWEQVTKVFKALLISPLVGFAGAAIVFFLFKALARDPRLYKAPEGTAPPPFYIRCLLILTCGGVSYAHGSNDGQKGMGLIMLILVGTVPTAYALNHTVNAKEVQTFAAVSTQVAGALSNYVTPGAVMADPQPELEAFISTKKYEPGVMLALQQQVNEIRNEATQYGALANVPADRQSNVRNEMYLVSETFRLLPKLGPKMNADDMKVVTNYKGFLDKSTRFIPTWVKVAVALALGLGTMVGWKRIVVTVGEKIGKTHLTYAQGASAELVAMCTILAADTYGLPVSTTHVLSSGVAGTMAANKSGLQLSTIRDIAMAWIFTLPAAALLSGCLFWVFNAIAK from the coding sequence ATGTCTGTCGCTACTCCTGATGCTGTTGTGGTTCCGTCGGGTTCGGTCCTCGACGCCAAGCTTTCCAAGTCCAGCCCGGGTAAGTGGGGGATGCTGGTGTTTGGCGCGATGCTGGTGGGGGGCATCGGGTATATCGTCACGAAGCTGAGCGGAGACCTTTCGGTCGTGCATAGCTCGAGCATCTTTCCGTTCCTGCTGCTGGGACTGGCGTTGTTGATTGCGCTGGGGTTCGAGTTTGTGAACGGGTTCCATGACACGGCGAATGCGGTGGCGACGTGTATCTATACGCACTCGCTGGAGCCGCATGTGGCGGTGGTTTACTCGGGTATCTTCAACTTCATTGGGGTGCTGATGAGCTCGGGAACGGTGGCGTTCTCGATCATCACGCTGCTGCCGGTGGAGCTGATCCTGAAGGTGAGCAAGGGGTCTGGCTTCTCCATGGTGTTTGCGCTGCTGGTGGCTGCGATTCTTTGGAATCTGGCGACTTGGTGGAAGGGGCTGCCGGCATCGAGCTCGCACACGATGATCGGATCAATCCTGGGCGTGGGAATTGCGAACCAGATGATGATGGGCAACTCCGGTACCGCGGGCGTTGACTGGGAGCAGGTGACGAAGGTGTTCAAGGCGCTGCTGATCTCTCCGCTGGTAGGTTTTGCGGGTGCGGCGATCGTGTTCTTCCTGTTCAAGGCTTTAGCGCGTGATCCTCGTCTTTATAAGGCTCCCGAGGGGACGGCACCGCCACCGTTCTACATCCGCTGCCTGCTGATCCTGACGTGCGGCGGCGTGAGCTATGCGCACGGATCGAACGACGGACAGAAGGGCATGGGGCTGATCATGCTCATCCTGGTAGGAACTGTTCCGACGGCTTATGCGCTGAACCATACGGTGAATGCAAAGGAAGTCCAGACGTTTGCGGCGGTTTCGACGCAGGTGGCCGGGGCGCTGAGCAACTATGTCACTCCGGGCGCGGTGATGGCGGACCCTCAGCCGGAGCTCGAGGCGTTTATCAGCACGAAGAAGTATGAGCCGGGCGTGATGCTTGCGCTGCAGCAGCAGGTGAACGAGATCCGCAATGAGGCGACGCAGTATGGCGCGCTGGCAAATGTGCCGGCAGATCGTCAGTCGAACGTGCGGAATGAGATGTACCTGGTGAGCGAGACGTTCCGGTTGCTGCCGAAGCTGGGACCGAAGATGAATGCGGACGATATGAAAGTCGTCACGAACTACAAGGGCTTTCTGGATAAATCGACGCGTTTCATCCCGACCTGGGTGAAGGTGGCGGTTGCCCTGGCGCTTGGACTTGGCACGATGGTGGGCTGGAAGCGGATTGTGGTCACCGTCGGAGAGAAGATTGGGAAGACGCATCTGACTTACGCTCAAGGGGCTTCTGCTGAACTGGTGGCGATGTGCACCATTCTGGCGGCGGATACCTACGGTTTGCCGGTCAGTACGACGCACGTTCTGAGCTCCGGCGTGGCCGGGACGATGGCGGCGAACAAGAGCGGGCTGCAGCTTTCTACGATCCGGGATATTGCGATGGCGTGGATCTTCACGCTGCCGGCTGCTGCGCTACTCTCCGGATGCCTGTTCTGGGTGTTCAACGCGATTGCGAAGTAG
- the scpB gene encoding SMC-Scp complex subunit ScpB: MSLKAKIEAVIYASEEPVTLAQLMGLLGHEAQAELDRMESRQQDLGLETSGDEDALGSGVEELLSDGPDMDDAEVTQPTSENPDMGHPVVEADAEAEAELTDAAIAKVSAAEKRAARERERKLREFFREILDELIKDYAVGDRGLEVREVAGGFRLGTKPEYHDAVRGFVRSLKPALKLSLQALETLAVVAYKQPVTAPEVSEIRGVDSGGVLGSLMGRKLITTAGRKQVIGRPILYKTTKDFLLRFGLKDISELPSIEEFEKMAGELVEQEEIPMPRGSDTDERVTHENLMEEKDATEPQADGDSDDLGANNSNLAKDDLPTLDGRESGLPPTYDEPGDDPSADEAAIQAEEGK, from the coding sequence ATGAGTTTGAAGGCGAAGATTGAAGCGGTTATCTATGCGTCCGAAGAGCCGGTGACGCTGGCGCAGTTGATGGGACTGCTGGGGCATGAGGCTCAGGCTGAGCTGGACCGGATGGAGTCTCGGCAGCAGGATCTGGGGCTGGAGACGTCTGGGGATGAGGATGCGCTCGGTTCTGGGGTGGAGGAACTTCTGTCAGACGGTCCGGACATGGATGACGCTGAGGTGACTCAACCCACGTCCGAGAATCCGGACATGGGGCACCCAGTTGTGGAAGCGGATGCTGAGGCTGAGGCGGAGCTGACGGATGCGGCGATTGCGAAGGTTTCGGCGGCGGAGAAACGGGCTGCCCGGGAGCGGGAGCGGAAGCTGCGGGAGTTCTTCCGGGAGATTCTGGATGAGCTGATCAAGGACTATGCGGTTGGGGATCGGGGGCTGGAGGTCCGGGAGGTTGCGGGTGGGTTCCGGTTGGGGACCAAGCCGGAGTATCACGATGCGGTGCGGGGGTTCGTGCGGTCGCTGAAGCCGGCGTTGAAGCTTTCACTGCAGGCGCTCGAGACGCTGGCGGTGGTGGCTTACAAGCAGCCGGTGACGGCTCCGGAGGTCTCTGAGATCCGCGGGGTGGACTCGGGTGGCGTGCTGGGCAGCCTGATGGGGCGGAAGCTGATCACGACTGCCGGGCGGAAACAGGTGATTGGGCGGCCGATTCTTTATAAGACGACCAAGGATTTTCTTTTGCGGTTCGGGCTGAAAGACATCTCGGAGCTTCCGAGCATCGAAGAGTTCGAGAAGATGGCTGGCGAATTGGTCGAACAAGAGGAGATTCCGATGCCGAGGGGAAGCGATACGGACGAACGGGTGACGCACGAAAACCTGATGGAAGAGAAGGACGCGACCGAGCCGCAGGCGGATGGGGATTCGGACGACCTGGGGGCGAATAACAGCAACCTGGCGAAGGACGATCTGCCGACGCTCGATGGGCGAGAGTCCGGGCTGCCGCCTACGTATGATGAGCCGGGGGATGATCCTTCGGCGGATGAGGCTGCGATTCAGGCCGAGGAGGGTAAGTGA
- a CDS encoding (R)-mandelonitrile lyase — protein sequence MEIKRVGSQASGKGPADWFTGTVRIDPLFQAPDPALVAGASVTFEPGARTAWHTHPLGQTLIVTAGCGWAQREGGAVEEIHPGDVVWFSPGEKHWHGAAPTTAMTHLAIQERLDGKAVDWMEHVTDEQYRR from the coding sequence ATGGAGATTAAGCGGGTTGGGTCGCAGGCTTCGGGCAAGGGGCCGGCGGATTGGTTTACGGGTACGGTGAGGATCGATCCGCTGTTTCAGGCTCCCGATCCGGCGCTGGTGGCGGGTGCGAGTGTGACGTTTGAGCCGGGGGCTCGGACGGCGTGGCATACGCATCCGCTGGGGCAGACTTTGATCGTGACTGCTGGATGTGGATGGGCGCAGCGGGAGGGTGGGGCTGTGGAGGAGATCCATCCGGGGGATGTGGTGTGGTTTTCGCCGGGGGAGAAGCATTGGCATGGGGCTGCGCCGACCACGGCCATGACGCATCTTGCGATCCAGGAACGGCTGGATGGCAAGGCGGTAGATTGGATGGAGCATGTGACGGACGAGCAGTATCGGCGGTAA
- a CDS encoding pseudouridine synthase has translation MTKTVGKKSAPVKAAAKEAAPAGERLQKILAQAGLASRRKAEEIILDGRVQVNGTVVTELGTRADATKDHIRVDGKLIKGPEQQKYYMVNKPRGYVTTLDDPQHRPTVMQLMTPKSGPHETQVRLYPVGRLDYLSEGLLLMTNDGDLANALSKASTGVEKTYLVKTSGVPPDSALDQIRRGIMIDRGRLDEVRAGRRDRILTAPAKVELVRRGDNPWYEVTLTEGRNRQLRKMFEEVGHHVEKIRRIGYGALRLDVAPGEFRELKPGEVMALDRASKGKKVEPKRNLPEFSKLKAPVKPKRPGAGKSYAAKS, from the coding sequence ATGACTAAGACGGTTGGGAAGAAGAGCGCGCCGGTGAAGGCAGCGGCGAAGGAAGCAGCGCCTGCGGGCGAGCGGTTGCAAAAGATATTGGCACAGGCCGGGCTTGCGAGCCGGCGTAAGGCCGAGGAGATCATCCTCGACGGACGCGTGCAGGTGAATGGCACGGTTGTGACGGAGCTTGGGACTCGGGCGGATGCCACGAAGGACCATATCCGGGTGGATGGCAAGCTGATCAAGGGACCGGAGCAGCAGAAGTACTACATGGTGAACAAGCCGCGTGGGTACGTGACGACTCTGGATGATCCGCAGCATCGGCCGACGGTCATGCAGTTGATGACGCCGAAGAGCGGGCCGCATGAGACGCAGGTTCGGCTTTATCCCGTTGGACGACTGGATTATCTGAGCGAAGGTCTGCTGCTAATGACCAATGATGGCGACCTGGCGAATGCGCTTTCCAAGGCCTCTACGGGCGTGGAGAAGACCTACCTGGTGAAGACGAGTGGCGTGCCACCAGACTCTGCGCTGGACCAGATACGGCGTGGGATCATGATCGACCGTGGCCGGCTGGATGAGGTGAGGGCTGGCCGGCGGGACAGGATTTTGACGGCTCCCGCGAAGGTGGAGCTTGTACGTCGCGGGGATAACCCCTGGTACGAGGTGACGCTGACCGAGGGGCGGAATCGGCAGCTCAGGAAGATGTTTGAGGAAGTGGGGCACCACGTCGAGAAGATTCGACGGATTGGGTATGGAGCACTGCGGCTGGATGTGGCTCCGGGTGAGTTCCGTGAGTTGAAGCCGGGTGAGGTGATGGCGCTGGATCGTGCATCCAAGGGCAAGAAGGTTGAGCCGAAGCGGAATCTGCCGGAGTTCTCGAAGTTGAAGGCGCCGGTGAAGCCGAAGCGTCCGGGGGCTGGGAAGAGCTACGCGGCGAAGAGCTAG